The following are encoded in a window of Psychrobacter sp. P11F6 genomic DNA:
- the dinB gene encoding DNA polymerase IV, which produces MTTSINASPRKIIHIDMDAFYASVEQRDFPELRGKPLVVGGDPSGRGVVAAASYEVRKFGVRSAMSCYEARKRCPEVIFVRPRFEVYRAVSSDIRQIMYRLTPHVEPLSLDEAYLDVTGLQVHKGSATLMANWLRAQILEHTGLTASAGVSFNKMLAKIASDINKPNGTAIITPADADAFISTLPIERFHGIGKATAKRLHAMGVSTGADLKRMQAAVLVQEFGKRGQFYHDIAHGCDERAVKSERAHKSVGSETTFKDNLSNNHKLRIQIYEQNADAFHQLQQKQLVAYTITLKVKYADFTQITRSHTLSTAFNSADSAHYWLDKLFLDIPRELPIRLVGVTFSSLTPTAQLLPQLNLFD; this is translated from the coding sequence ATGACAACTTCTATAAATGCTAGCCCCCGTAAAATCATTCATATAGACATGGATGCTTTTTATGCCAGTGTGGAGCAGCGTGACTTTCCTGAACTGCGCGGTAAGCCATTGGTGGTTGGTGGCGATCCAAGTGGTCGCGGTGTGGTCGCAGCAGCCAGCTATGAGGTGCGTAAATTCGGTGTACGCTCTGCCATGTCTTGTTATGAGGCGCGTAAACGTTGCCCAGAAGTCATTTTTGTAAGGCCACGTTTTGAGGTTTATCGCGCAGTTAGTAGCGATATTCGTCAGATTATGTACCGCTTAACGCCACATGTTGAACCATTGTCTCTAGATGAGGCCTATCTCGATGTTACAGGGCTACAAGTCCATAAAGGCTCAGCGACCTTGATGGCGAACTGGCTAAGGGCACAAATACTAGAGCATACTGGATTAACGGCCTCAGCAGGTGTGTCGTTTAACAAGATGCTGGCTAAAATTGCCTCTGATATCAATAAACCCAATGGTACGGCTATCATCACGCCAGCGGACGCTGATGCCTTTATCAGTACGCTACCTATCGAGCGCTTTCATGGTATTGGCAAAGCCACTGCCAAGCGCTTACATGCGATGGGTGTAAGTACTGGCGCGGATCTCAAGCGAATGCAAGCGGCTGTATTGGTGCAGGAGTTCGGCAAGCGTGGGCAGTTTTATCACGATATTGCCCATGGGTGTGATGAGCGTGCTGTCAAATCTGAGCGCGCGCATAAATCTGTGGGTTCTGAGACCACATTCAAAGACAATCTAAGTAATAACCATAAATTACGTATACAAATTTATGAACAAAATGCCGATGCCTTTCATCAACTACAACAAAAACAGCTGGTCGCCTATACCATTACTCTAAAAGTTAAATACGCAGACTTTACTCAAATCACCCGCTCACACACGCTATCGACTGCCTTTAACAGTGCTGATTCTGCGCATTATTGGTTAGACAAACTGTTTTTAGACATTCCTCGTGAGCTACCTATCCGCTTAGTCG
- a CDS encoding ferredoxin--NADP reductase: MSKLRTETVTEVHHWNDALFSIKTTRDDGLRFRNGEFAMIGIVVDGRPLLRAYSIASPNYEDHLEFFSIKVQDGPLTSRLQHIKVGDELLVSKKPTGTLVLDDLLPGKNLYMLSTGTGLAPFLSLARDPEVYERFEKIILVHGVRHVDDLAYRDMFENELPNDEIFGEWYREKFIYYPTVTREDFKNQGRVTDLMTSGKLFEDIGLPPMNKEDDRVMICGSMPFNAEVSAILDDFGLTVSPRMGVQADYAVERAFVG, from the coding sequence ATGTCAAAACTTCGCACCGAAACGGTCACAGAGGTTCATCACTGGAATGACGCTCTATTTAGCATCAAGACAACTCGCGACGATGGCCTGCGCTTTCGTAATGGCGAATTTGCGATGATCGGAATCGTTGTCGATGGCAGACCGCTATTGCGTGCTTATTCGATTGCTAGCCCGAACTACGAAGATCACTTAGAATTCTTTTCTATCAAAGTTCAAGATGGCCCATTAACCTCGCGCTTGCAGCATATTAAAGTTGGTGACGAGCTGTTGGTCAGCAAAAAACCAACGGGCACTTTGGTACTAGATGATTTACTGCCTGGCAAAAACCTTTATATGCTCTCTACAGGCACTGGACTGGCACCATTTTTATCGTTGGCACGTGATCCTGAAGTCTATGAACGCTTTGAAAAAATCATCTTGGTACATGGTGTGCGCCATGTCGATGATTTGGCGTATCGTGATATGTTTGAAAATGAGTTACCTAACGACGAGATCTTTGGTGAATGGTACCGTGAAAAATTCATCTACTACCCAACAGTGACTCGTGAGGATTTCAAAAATCAAGGTCGCGTGACTGACTTAATGACCTCAGGAAAGCTCTTTGAAGATATTGGCTTACCACCGATGAATAAAGAAGACGACCGTGTCATGATCTGCGGTAGCATGCCATTTAATGCTGAAGTTTCAGCGATTTTGGATGATTTTGGTTTGACCGTTTCACCACGCATGGGTGTCCAAGCAGATTATGCCGTTGAACGTGCTTTTGTAGGCTAA
- the tsaA gene encoding tRNA (N6-threonylcarbamoyladenosine(37)-N6)-methyltransferase TrmO, which produces MSDDNISLAGYHHAPMIGYHRAPLSQKFGAPRQPNLVALTSIIEMIAPYDSPAAFAGLDAFSHIWISWQFHHNYTNKDTHIGKGGTGFRAQVRPPRLGGNQKIGVFASRSMYRPSALGLSVVKLESIEVCDGRVLLIISGADMIDGTPIIDIKPYVAYSDALSNAKSGFAPTAPDLLEIIITESAYEQFMTLVDAGRCDKNDNDNDNGTENKNNKKAIHAKNNSVATLIQQMQEQLLIADIETIKALIAQDPRPAYRRAEINALFVMRYKSVDVSFQLIESGQLQITAVVKVSL; this is translated from the coding sequence ATGTCCGATGATAATATCTCTTTGGCGGGTTACCACCATGCGCCAATGATTGGCTACCATCGTGCGCCGCTATCACAGAAATTTGGTGCGCCACGCCAGCCGAATTTGGTTGCGCTCACCAGTATCATTGAGATGATAGCGCCTTATGACTCGCCAGCAGCATTTGCCGGTTTAGACGCGTTCAGCCATATCTGGATCAGTTGGCAGTTTCATCATAACTATACCAATAAAGACACTCATATTGGCAAAGGTGGCACTGGCTTTCGTGCGCAAGTCCGCCCACCAAGGCTCGGTGGCAATCAAAAAATAGGGGTGTTTGCCAGTCGCAGTATGTATCGACCCTCAGCGCTTGGGCTATCTGTCGTTAAGCTTGAAAGTATCGAGGTTTGTGATGGGCGCGTGTTACTTATTATTAGCGGTGCAGATATGATAGATGGTACGCCGATTATCGATATTAAGCCCTATGTCGCTTATAGCGATGCGCTCAGTAATGCAAAAAGCGGGTTTGCGCCAACTGCGCCAGATTTATTAGAGATAATTATCACGGAGTCTGCTTACGAGCAATTTATGACGTTGGTTGATGCTGGACGATGCGATAAAAATGACAATGACAATGACAATGGGACTGAGAATAAAAATAATAAGAAAGCTATTCATGCAAAAAATAATAGTGTAGCGACGCTTATTCAACAAATGCAAGAGCAATTGCTTATTGCTGATATCGAGACTATTAAAGCATTAATTGCGCAAGACCCGCGTCCAGCTTATCGTCGCGCGGAGATCAATGCGCTGTTTGTCATGCGTTATAAGTCTGTTGATGTTAGCTTCCAGTTGATAGAATCAGGGCAATTGCAGATAACGGCTGTTGTCAAAGTGAGCTTATAG
- a CDS encoding GspE/PulE family protein, which produces MSAQKYSIVIDLRWCLDELLADKVIDQRGYNLVMTSRRDKAQHPLLTISEFGLPNGHALDKNIEHKLTLVWLNQWLAAKAGMALVRIDPLKVDVPAVTQLMSFEYARSQHILPIEVTNDEVVIGTDQPFCTEWQTSIEKLIKSKSYRTVYINPEQINRYRQEFYQVTQAIAGANSVHKRAAADVTNVEALLQLGDNTNPDANDQHIVRVVDWLLQYAFEQRASDIHLEPRRETGKVRFRIDGVLHTVYEMPLAIIVAVTARIKILGRLNVAEKRKPQDGRLKTRTPKGLETELRLSTMPTAFGEKLVMRVFDPEVLVRSFAQLGLSGKQLDTWHELTAHPNGIILVTGPTGSGKTTTLYSTLKQLATEQVNVCTIEDPIEMIEPAFNQMQVNPGVDLHFADGIRSLMRQDPDIIMVGEIRDAETANMAVQASLTGHLVLSTLHTNDAPSSLTRLHDLGIQPFLTSATILGVMAQRLLRTLCSHCKKALDVIPDSEIAVQWQELVQPWRAPAPAQIYTAQGCEHCRHTGYQGRVGLYEIMPLSNELKKLVAADANLDVLKQQAYREGVQPLRLSGAKRISEGVTTIEEVMRVVPLH; this is translated from the coding sequence ATGTCTGCTCAGAAATATTCAATCGTGATTGATTTACGTTGGTGCTTAGATGAACTATTGGCAGATAAAGTGATTGACCAGCGTGGCTACAATTTAGTGATGACGAGCCGCCGTGATAAAGCGCAGCATCCACTCCTGACCATCAGTGAATTTGGTCTGCCAAACGGTCATGCATTGGATAAAAATATTGAGCATAAATTGACTTTGGTATGGTTGAATCAATGGTTAGCTGCCAAAGCAGGCATGGCACTTGTCCGTATTGACCCGTTAAAAGTCGATGTCCCAGCCGTCACTCAGTTGATGTCCTTTGAATATGCCCGCTCACAGCATATTTTGCCCATTGAAGTGACGAATGATGAAGTCGTCATCGGTACAGACCAGCCGTTCTGTACTGAGTGGCAGACAAGTATCGAAAAATTAATCAAGTCTAAAAGTTATCGTACGGTTTATATCAATCCTGAGCAAATCAATCGCTATCGTCAAGAATTTTACCAAGTCACCCAAGCGATTGCAGGAGCAAATAGTGTCCACAAGCGCGCGGCGGCTGATGTCACCAATGTCGAGGCATTATTGCAACTTGGCGACAATACCAACCCTGATGCCAACGATCAACATATTGTCAGAGTTGTCGATTGGCTGTTGCAATATGCTTTTGAGCAGCGAGCCAGTGATATCCATTTAGAGCCTCGCCGTGAGACGGGTAAAGTTCGTTTTCGTATTGATGGCGTGTTGCATACCGTCTATGAGATGCCATTGGCAATTATCGTCGCGGTGACGGCGCGGATTAAAATATTAGGACGACTGAATGTGGCAGAAAAACGCAAACCACAAGATGGCAGGTTGAAAACCCGTACACCAAAGGGTCTAGAAACTGAGCTGCGCCTATCGACGATGCCGACTGCCTTTGGCGAAAAGCTGGTGATGCGGGTATTTGATCCTGAAGTGCTGGTGCGCTCGTTTGCTCAGCTTGGTTTGTCAGGTAAGCAGCTCGATACTTGGCATGAGTTGACAGCGCATCCCAACGGTATTATTTTGGTTACGGGTCCGACTGGCTCAGGTAAGACTACGACGTTGTACAGTACGCTTAAGCAGCTCGCCACAGAACAAGTTAATGTCTGTACGATTGAAGATCCTATCGAGATGATTGAGCCTGCTTTTAACCAAATGCAGGTCAATCCAGGCGTTGATTTGCATTTTGCAGATGGTATTCGCTCTTTGATGCGCCAAGACCCAGATATCATTATGGTTGGTGAGATTCGCGATGCCGAAACCGCCAATATGGCAGTACAAGCATCACTTACTGGACATTTGGTACTATCGACGTTGCATACCAATGATGCACCAAGCTCACTTACTCGCTTGCATGATTTGGGCATTCAGCCGTTTTTGACCTCAGCGACGATATTAGGCGTCATGGCGCAGCGTTTGCTACGCACGTTATGTTCGCATTGCAAAAAAGCCTTAGACGTAATCCCAGACAGTGAAATTGCTGTTCAGTGGCAGGAGCTGGTTCAGCCTTGGCGTGCGCCCGCTCCAGCGCAAATTTATACGGCGCAAGGCTGCGAGCATTGTCGCCATACGGGCTATCAAGGTCGCGTTGGTCTGTACGAGATCATGCCGTTGTCAAATGAGCTAAAAAAACTGGTCGCCGCCGATGCCAATTTAGATGTGCTTAAGCAGCAAGCGTACCGCGAAGGTGTGCAGCCATTGCGCTTATCGGGCGCAAAGCGTATTAGTGAAGGGGTGACGACCATAGAAGAAGTAATGCGAGTGGTGCCATTGCATTGA